The nucleotide window GTTTTGAACTAAAGGACAACACACTATAATTGCTTAAGTTTGTGTTCTACTTAGGTTGtctttttggttcttttttacaccttggttttgagatttttactCATCAGTAAGGTGTTCTAAAAGAGATGTAACCATAGTATTTCTCCGTCGTAAATGAAGGAGATTAGTAAAATTTCCTTTTCTCAAAAGTAGGTAATTCATCTCCTTGCGTTCTTTAAGACTGTGTGAAAAGGGTTTGAATTGGGTGAGCAGTTTTGTTCAGAGTAGCCTCGATAGTTTTGATCCATCCATATATGAATCTCTAGCTTTATCAACCTTAGTCTCAAAAAAGAATCACTACAAAAATGCAGAGAATCAAAAACTAACGCAGATGATGCAGCAGTTGCATAATACTCTGGAATGTTCTAGTGCCACCTCTTCTCtattattttggcattttgtatAGCAAATATAACaaacttttattcattttttccttcaacttttaCTCTGTATTGGGACCACTTGTACCTTTTATATGTCTATATAAAGACATGCATATCAATAAGATAAACACTGAGGAATTCTTCACAGAATCACTATGATATTATTCTCTCATTTATTCTTTctaatatggtatcagagctgctGACTAGCAGTCTCTTGATCCTCTATTCTTCCCACCATGGATTTGAATCCCACCCCTCctccttcctctttttcttcttccttttctcatgTTGTTTCCACTAAGTTGAATGTTGATAACTATTTAATTTGGAAAGTCCAAACTGCTGCCTATTTAAGGGGTCAAGATCTTTTTCATTTCGTTGATGGAACTCAAATCAATCTGCCGAAATATCTTCCTCCAAAGTCTGGTTCTATACCAAGAAACAATCCAGCCTATCTTACTTGGAAGAAAACAGatcaaatgattttaattattttattctcttcacTCACAGAGTCTGTCGTTGCACATGTCATTTCGGCCGAAACCTCTAGGGATTTATGGTCTTCTCTTCAATCAATTTTCAACTCCCATTCTCAAGCCAAAGAGTTTCAAATCCGTTTTCAACTTACCAATCTGTCCAAAGGAGAACAATccataccatatttttttagaaaagttagAATGCTTGTAGATACTCTCACAGCAACTGGGAGTCCTCTGCTTGACAAAGAACTCATGACCTACCTTTTAAATGGACTTGGTCCTTCTTATGAGCCTTTTGTGACTTCCATAACCACTAGAAGTGACCCCATCACTACCCTTGAGCtttatcatcttctttttaTTCATGAGAGTCGTTCGTATGTCTCATGTCTCATGCACAACTAGCTCTTCCGCTCCTTTTGAACCATCTGTGAACTTAAGTTCTGCAACTTCCCGTGATCAGCAAGGTAAATGCACATATAGGGGGAACAGCAAGACTCACCACACTCATTCTCTGCAAACTACACAGCACCCTCTTTTACCATCGACCCAACCTGGTACCTAGATTCGGTAGCCACCCATCACATAACCCATGACATCTCTCAACTAAATCTCTCATCTGAACCGTATTCTGACAATGAAAAAATTCGAGTGGGCAATGGCAATGGCTTGCCAATCAACAATATCGGTGAtgcttcttttctctctaactCATCATCTTTTCAACTTCACAATTTACTTCATGTTCCTACCATTACAAAGAATCTTGTATCTGTCTCCAAGTTTTGTACTGAcaatgcttgttttttttttaatttcatccaAACCATTTTTCTGTTAAGGATTCATCGACCAGGAAGCTCCTCATCAGCGGACCAGTTCATGATGGACTTTATCAGTTTCCTCCCcctctgttttcttcttctcattcgGCTTCTCTTGGTGAAAGAACAACGATTGATTAATGGCACAAACACCTTGGCCATCCTTCTCTTGTCTTAGTTTCCAAAATACTGCGTGCCAACTACTTGCCATATTTCCCCAACATCTCCTACTTCAACTGTCCAGAGTGTCCACTTGCAAAGGCACGACAACAACCCTTTTCTTCAAGCTCCAGAGTCACTCGTAAGCCTTTAGAATTACTATGGGCCGATGTTTGGGGCTCAGCTCCTGTTTTGTCTGGGAATGGTTTCAagtattatttgttaattgttgACCATTTTACTAGTTTCTCCTAAATATGTCctattaaattgaaattatatgTTCTACAAGTTTTTACAAGTTTCATTTACTTTGCTGAACGTTTCtttaatactaaaataatttctctctaaACTGATGCTGGAGGAGAATTTCGTCCTCTTACAACAATTTGTAAAAATCTTGAAATTCTGCATAGATTTTCTTATCCACAcacccatcaacaaaatgagCTTATTGAATGAAAACATTGGCATATTGTAGAAACTGGGCTCACTCTCTTAGCCCAAAGCTCTCTTCCACTCTCCTTTCGGGATGATGCTTTTACAACAACCACTTACCTAATCAATTTACTCCCAACTCCGATCCTTCAACACCAATCTCCCTATTTCATGGTTCATAAAAAATCACTAGATTactcttttctcaaaatttctagTTGTCAATGTTGGCTCAATTTAAGGCCCTACAACCatcacaaattaaattttaaatccacTCCATGCCTTTTTCTTGGATATAGTCCTTCTCACAAGGGCTATAAATGTCTTGATCTAAGTACCAATCGCCTCTACATCTCTCGGGATGTCATTTTCAATGAACACTTTTTTCCCTACAAAAACTACTATGCACCCATCCCTCCATCCAACACACATGATGTTCACCTACCTATCCTTAGTCCCTCCATCTGGCCCACCACCGACTTCAAACCCAATCGTTAATTCACCACCTCTCAATTCCTCACAATACACAAATTCGGTCCATAACAATACACTCAGTCCAAACTCACCTGGCCCACCTAACCCTCCCTCTAATCCAATCAATCCAACTCCACTTTCCCACTCTGAACCAATGATGCACCCAACTATTTCCACTTCGTCGTCTTCCCCAATACCCACGAAAACCTCTTCTCCAATCTGTTTACACCCTTCTCGATCCTCGATCATCACAAGGTCCCAAACTAACTCCTCCCATCCTCGTATGCTCATTGACGGAACCATTTCTTATCCCACACGAAATTGTTTTCTCTCAACCCAATCCATCCCAGATTAACCCAGTAGCTTTGCCCTCGCTTCAAAATTCTTGGAATGGCGTGATACCATGACCAAGGAATATGAAGCTCTGGTACACACCCGTACATGGACCCTTGTTCCCCCAACAGATGTGTCTAATCTTGTTGTTTGCAGGTGGGTCTTCAAGACCAAGTTACACTTGGATGGATCAATTGAGCGAAGAAAAGCTAGGCTTGTTGTGAAAGGCTTCCACCAACAGCCCGATGTTGACTACACGAAGACCTTCAGTCCCGTTGTGAAATCCACCACTATTCGGTTAGTACTCTCTCTTGCTATTTCACAAAACTGGTCCTTAAGGCAGATAGATATTCAAAATGCTTTTCTCCATAGGAGACTCAATGAAATTGTGTTTATGCAACAGCCACCTGGCTTTGTTGATTCTAAGTGTCCTAACCATGTTTGTCAACTTCACAAAGCTATTTACGGTTTGAAACAAGCACCACGTGCCTGGTTTTCTCAAACGAGCACCTTGCTTCTTAACTATGGTTTTAGTGCCTCTCAAGGAGACCCATCTCTCtttgttttacaaaaagaaaaattctgtATTTTTACACTTGTTTACGTTGTTGACATGGTTATTACATCCTCCTCATCTGATGCTATtgatatttttctgaaaaacCTTGGTCAAAATTTTCCGGTTAAGAACTTGGGTCGTCTCTCTTACTTTCTTGACCTTGAGCTCGATTAGCTTCCTAGTGGTATGTTACTTTCACAAAGAAAATACATCTCTGATATCCTTGGGAAAACTAATACGCTGGAAGCCAACCCCATATCTTCTCTCATGTCTGCTTTTGTTacacttttcaaatttgattcaCCATCATTTGATAATCCCACACTGTTTCGAAGTGTTGTTAAGAGTCTGCAGTACCTATCCTTAGCCAGACctgatatttctttttctataaataagGTCTGCCAGTTTATGCATGACCCTAAAGTAACTCATTGGTCTGCTGTCAAAGGAATTTTGaggtatttaaaattttcaatcaatcatggtTTGTTCTTTACCAAGCAATCTAGTTATGTTCTTCATGCCTATTCCGACGCCGATTGGGCTGGCTGTCTCAATGACAAACGATCTACATGAGGCTTTTGCATTTATTTGGGTAATCATCTTATCTCTTGGAGCTCTCAGAAACAACATACAGTCGCCAGATCCAGTACTGAGGCCGATAAATCATTAGCCAACACTACTGCAGAACTTATTTGGCTTCAAACTTTAATCAAAGAGCTCGGCTTCACTCTTTTTCAGCCACCAGTTTTATGGTGTGATAACATGGGCACCACATATCTCACCTCCAATCATGTTTACCACTCTCGCACTAAACACATGGACATCGATTTTCACTTCGTTCGTGACAGAGTTGCTGCCAAGACTCTACAAGTCTCTTTCTGCAGTAGCAAAGATCAAATAGTTGATGTTTTCACCAAACCATTGGTTGCTGATAGATTTTCTTCCTTAAGGTCGAGCCTCAACGTGATTGACACCCCATTGCGCTTGAGGGGGCGTATCAACCTTAGTCTAAAAAAAGAATCACTACAGAAATGTAGAGAATCGAAAACCAACACAGATGATGCAGTAGCTGCATAATACTCTGGAATGTTCTAGTGCCACCTCCTCTCtgttattttggcattttgtacAGCAAATATAACaaacttttattccttttttcctttaacTTTTATTCTGTATTGAGACCACTTGTACCTTTTATATGTCTACATAAAGACATGCGTATCAATGAGATAAACACTGAGGAATTCTTCACAGAATCACTATGATATTATtatctcatttcttctttctaatAAGCTTTGACAGACTGGTCATGGTCATACAGTTAGTCATCTCAAAGGACTACCTCTGGTATAATAGATTTTATGGCTTCTTTAGTTTGCTCGTATCGAACTTTTGTAGCAGATAGAAACACAATTTATGATTTCAGGGCTTGTTGATTACACAAGTTGTGTGCTGGTTGACATAAGCCTCTCTCCAGATTTTCcatctaaaatcatatctaGTTGATTGAAGCAGTTGTAGTAGGATACCCAAGTTTCTCATAAAATATGGACAATCATATGCTCATACTAAacagaagaggaagaggaagatccACACTTAAAAAGGACAAGATCATATCTAGCAAGATTATTGCCACTTCCAACAGTACTAGTActcagattttcttttttagattgGCATTGGGTGTCCGGGAACAATGTCATGACTAATCTCGAGAGTGCACAAGCCCTCGGGAAGAAGTTTTCCACAAACTCGTACTATAACAACTAGAAACTAACGTGACCTAATAAAAGAATGGGGAAACAATCTGGGAAGAATCGAGTTTTTCGCTTTTATGATCAGTGCATATATCCCATAGCAGGGGACGTGGAGCACAGCGAAGGAAAAGTACCTGTATAAAATTAACACATTGATTAGATACTCTGGAATTCAAGgtgaaatggaagaaaatggTGGAAATATTGTATATACCATAAAGGAGCCCAGGGTGTATCCAGCTCGATGAAGGGATATGGCCACCTGGGAAAGACTCAAAAGTAAGTCAAAAGTGCTTGCACCAAAATATCAACTATCCTTCCTTTAACAATGTCATAggatttttacttatcaaaaggaaaaaaaaaaaaacaatttcatagGAAAGGACATAGGCTGACAAAATCGTTCATACCATGTAAAACCACAGGCGTGAATAACCCACTGGAAAACAACATAGACACAGCTCcagatgataaaatatgcaatccGGAACCAAGGAAATGGCTGGAAAAGACAAGAATGCAATGTGGCATTATTAAACCTGTGAAGCCAGTGTATAATGGAGGAAACCAATGACCATGCACAAGAGTAAGCACAGGTCACATAGATCAATAGGCTTTTTCACTTCTTAATGGTATGATACTTACAAGGCTATTGAGTGAGGTATccagaagaaggaaaaaagcaTTCAAAGCATGCATGCAACCCATCAACTGCAAAAAAATAGGAGGAAACCAGTGAGGATGAATATTCACCTATCGACTAGGTtgctagagagagaaatagaaaggtTTCTGgaagtgagttttttttttccatgaagAGGACGCTACCCCAAATTTATTCATTTCCCTCACTTTTGGAGGAGGAATGTCACATACAAAAGAGTTTGGGGGTGGATTCTTACCACGTTTAAGCGAACATGTGCAATTGATAAAAATGGGACGATGAGACACCAAAACACAATGTCTGTAAGTAAAACAGCACCTCCACAAGTCTGTTGCAGGTAAGTTATTAGCTCCAACCAGAATTTAAAGCCTAACAGATATTCATTAATCAACATGCTATAGCAGTTTAACCAATAGTTTTGGATTAACCTGATATGCAACTTGCATTAAATATCCCCAGAATCCTGCTCTTCTCTGAAATTCCTCTTCAGCATAGTGGCTTTGCAGCTTGATGGTACCCTCAATCGCTTTTTCCCTGTAAGAAATGGAGTTTGTGGTTCCACTCTCTTCAAAATCCCTTCTCAGAAACTCATCCCTTGTCCCATTTTCAGACAGAGGTGTTTGTGAGGATAGCCAGCATCCATATCCAGATACAATGGTACCAAGCTACACAGAATTTGAAGGTATTTGTAAAGCAGGAGCTGCCTTGAAATGAATTCAAGTTTGATTGATtttagagaggaaaaaaaaaaaaaaacatataaatgcCTATCGGTCTATGTTCCATCTATATCTTGGATATTTCCAACCTATAATTACCTAGAGCATTTAGAAGCAAGTAGGAACCAATAGAAGTTCTTGCACTAAAGACTATGGAAAAAGTAATACGGATATGGTGATGTACGTACTGCAAAATAGACCAGAACTAATGCAAATGTCCACCTGCACAAAAATTATACCAAAACATAGGAGGTTAGGCACCTTTCCATGTCAATAAAACACAACTCACTTAGATTCTCCCACCTCCAATATCCATAAGTGAAACAAAGGTAGGATAAACACTAGAGTCTGataaacttttcttttctttattttatagtGTTTGTCCACCGCAAAATGCAGGTGAAATTTCAAAACTGAGGATCCAGTCTCAGTACGTAGAAATAGAAGGTGGAAGCTTTAATGTAAAGACACTATGGCATGATATTCGTGccaaaaaatgtaaagaaaaagagGATTAAGGTTTCTCAAGCTTTAACTTCACTAATATGACTTTACACCGCCTTTGCTTTTTACTCTTCTGATAATTAAACCTTTACAAATGGGCACTTAATTATCATCAGACCTATTATTCAAAAACATGTACAACTTCAGTGCCTTTGGCCATGGTGTCATTATGTTCCCTCTGTACCCTTTATTTTCCTCTCCCATTATTTTTCTCTGTGAGTGGGTTTTAACCTTGCTTAACTTCTTTCTTGTGACATTTTCTCACGCAGGCTACACTTAGATGTCCCTTCCAAAATTCAGTTGTCTGGGATCCCCTCGTCCAATCGATGCATAGAGCCTGCCCCTAATAGGTTTTGCATACACATGTTTGCCTAAGGTCACAATCTTTCCACATTGTAATAGCATGGAAGTTATATCCTTGATGTGCCTAAAAGAGTATACGATTAATAGTAATTGCAATTCTAATTTCTGTAAGTTATGGTAATATGAGAAATTTCCATTGCACATGACAACTATAAGAGTCTAGTACCCTATTAGCTGTTCATCAAAGGGTTCAGAACTCTATGCTCACTCCCTCATATGTTTAAGGATGGGCTGTTCTTTCTGAATAACATTTGACTAGACTGTGCACTTCCCAAGATGTTTATTCCATGTGTTTTAAGTACGTTTATGGTAGATTTAGATACTAAATTATCCAAATTACGCAAACCAAAGGGACTGTTATACAATTTAACACAATTCTAAGGAACTGCAATACCAATTCTAACGAACACACGAATAAAATATGCACGATTGAAATGTAAGCAAAGGGAAGATCTTACTCGGTGTAGAACATAAAGACAGATTCAGCATTCCAGTCCAAAACATCACAAGTAAGAACCCCTGCCATGACCAGAAAGGATATAAAACGAGTAACTAAGAGACAGCTGGGGTGCACCCCTCGCCAGCAACTGGTCCATAGCTGGGAGGTGCTGACATGACCCTTTGGGAGTGCACTCACATAGACATCACCACTTTCAGGTCTAGCCACCAGAAGGCTCTCATAAACTGTGTTTTCATCGCATCTTGAGCCGCCTTCCTTCCTCCATATCACCCATAAGGAACCACAGAAGGCAATCCCAACaatcccaaaacaaacaaaatcataCCAGTATACTACCAATGCCATATATGAACACCAATCCACCGATTGCTAGTGTAGTCTTACTaatattttggagattttaGGCCTTCAGATGCGAAGATAAAGGATTTCCAAAACATCAGATATGAAGACTTGAGATGGAATAGTATTATGGCAGTGAATCTGTGGATAAAGTTTCCAGAGCCTGTTCAATCGGAGAAGCTTGAGTAGATGGTTCGATATACAAGACTGTTAGCTTTGACTGTCTGGTTTAGGATCTTGAACTCacgtttataaaaaaaaaatgtttattagTTAAGATAGAGAATAGGATATAGATAACGCTGGCGCTTTGGTCGGTGACAGAATTCCCATAAATATAGGGAAAAATTCTAATCCTAAATAAGGGCTGGAAAAATTCAGGAGGAAAGACAATATTTTCTGTCTGGTTTTGTTTAGGATAAATTGTTAGAGTATACACAATTGCATGATTAATGACTC belongs to Juglans regia cultivar Chandler chromosome 8, Walnut 2.0, whole genome shotgun sequence and includes:
- the LOC109000472 gene encoding uncharacterized protein LOC109000472, translated to MALVVYWYDFVCFGIVGIAFCGSLWVIWRKEGGSRCDENTVYESLLVARPESGDVYVSALPKGHVSTSQLWTSCWRGVHPSCLLVTRFISFLVMAGVLTCDVLDWNAESVFMFYTEWTFALVLVYFALGTIVSGYGCWLSSQTPLSENGTRDEFLRRDFEESGTTNSISYREKAIEGTIKLQSHYAEEEFQRRAGFWGYLMQVAYQTCGGAVLLTDIVFWCLIVPFLSIAHVRLNVLMGCMHALNAFFLLLDTSLNSLPFPWFRIAYFIIWSCVYVVFQWVIHACGFTWWPYPFIELDTPWAPLWYFSFAVLHVPCYGIYALIIKAKNSILPRLFPHSFIRSR